One window of the Anaeromyxobacter dehalogenans 2CP-C genome contains the following:
- a CDS encoding sensor histidine kinase: MRIGTQAGGERPLASLAGRAPAQVSRWWRGRTAWSPGRIVAAYALVSLLWIAFSDAVLVRLVPDPALRARAQTVKGAFFVVVTSALLLELIRRGDLGLRTLGAEVRATVDSMADAVLLVDEEGRIVETNRAAVELLGVASKEDLLVPLRDWGRRFDLRYLDGSPVPYDRYAAVRALAGERIKAYDAMARRADGSEVYFSVSAAPVKGAGHRLLAVAVLRDVTAARRLDEMREEFLATAAHEFKTPLAVVKAYAQLMQKRAPGDPGLTVIQRQVDRLNRLVQHLLDTSRLRLQPGEGRRDTFDVSSLVAEAIEEARPSTPGHALEAEAPAPAVVHADRERILRVLTSLLDNAIRFSPAGGPVQVRVETHEGEVVVSVADHGLGIPPERQPRIFERYYRAHAGTDQDYGGLGLGLDMSREIVTRHGGRMWFESVPGQGSTFHFSLPLAAQEAS, encoded by the coding sequence GTGCGGATCGGGACCCAGGCCGGTGGGGAGAGGCCCCTCGCCTCCCTGGCGGGCAGGGCGCCGGCGCAGGTCTCGCGGTGGTGGCGCGGCCGGACCGCCTGGTCGCCGGGCCGCATCGTGGCGGCCTACGCCCTCGTCAGCCTGCTCTGGATCGCGTTCTCCGACGCGGTGCTGGTGCGGCTCGTGCCGGATCCGGCGCTGCGCGCCCGCGCGCAGACGGTGAAGGGCGCGTTCTTCGTGGTGGTCACCTCGGCGCTGCTGCTCGAGCTGATCCGGCGCGGCGACCTGGGGCTGCGCACGCTCGGCGCCGAGGTGCGCGCGACCGTGGACAGCATGGCGGACGCGGTCCTCCTGGTGGACGAGGAGGGCCGCATCGTGGAGACCAACCGCGCGGCCGTCGAGCTGCTCGGGGTCGCCTCCAAGGAGGACCTGCTCGTCCCGCTCCGCGACTGGGGGCGGCGCTTCGACCTCCGGTACCTCGACGGCTCCCCGGTGCCCTACGACCGCTACGCGGCGGTGCGGGCGCTCGCCGGCGAGCGCATCAAGGCCTACGACGCGATGGCGCGGCGGGCCGACGGCTCGGAGGTGTACTTCAGCGTCTCGGCCGCGCCGGTGAAGGGCGCCGGGCACCGCCTGCTGGCGGTGGCGGTGCTGCGCGACGTCACCGCCGCCCGGCGGCTCGACGAGATGCGCGAGGAGTTCCTCGCCACCGCCGCGCACGAGTTCAAGACGCCGCTCGCGGTGGTGAAGGCCTACGCGCAGCTCATGCAGAAGCGCGCGCCGGGCGATCCGGGGCTGACGGTGATCCAGCGCCAGGTGGACCGCCTCAACCGCCTCGTGCAGCACCTGCTCGACACCTCGCGCCTGCGGCTCCAGCCCGGCGAGGGTCGCCGCGACACCTTCGACGTGTCCTCGCTGGTCGCGGAGGCCATCGAGGAGGCGCGCCCCTCGACGCCGGGGCACGCGCTCGAGGCGGAGGCGCCCGCGCCGGCGGTGGTCCACGCCGACCGCGAGCGGATCCTGCGCGTGCTCACCAGCCTGCTCGACAACGCCATCCGGTTCTCGCCCGCGGGCGGGCCGGTGCAGGTGCGGGTGGAGACGCACGAGGGCGAGGTGGTGGTCTCGGTGGCCGACCACGGCCTGGGGATCCCGCCGGAGCGCCAGCCGCGCATCTTCGAGCGCTACTACCGCGCGCACGCCGGCACCGACCAGGACTACGGCGGCCTGGGCCTCGGGCTCGACATGAGCCGCGAGATCGTGACCCGCCACGGCGGCCGGATGTGGTTCGAGAGCGTTCCCGGCCAGGGCTCCACGTTCCACTTCAGCCTGCCGCTCGCGGCGCAGGAGGCCTCGTGA
- a CDS encoding PA0069 family radical SAM protein produces the protein MKPRAAWNPPNPWAAAEIEWDDGPPPARITLLEDATRDVLSRNDSPDIPFRWSVNPYRGCMHACAYCYARPTHEYLGMGAGTDFDTRIVVKRRAPELLRAAFDRPGWKGEEVAFSGGTDAWQPIEAELRLTRGCLEVCAAYRNPVRVVTKSALLERDLDLLLELARSARVLVSVSLPFLDPALARALEPWAPSPARRLRLIERLARAGLSPGVLVAPAIPGLDDEVPRVLAAARDAGAARAAWVLLRLPGSVAPVFEQRLRAALPDAAARVMHLVRETREGRAYDGAFSTRRRGTGAYAAMVAQVFARHASRLGLDLPEPGLDGPSPFRRPGSGGQLGLFDPS, from the coding sequence ATGAAGCCTCGCGCCGCCTGGAACCCGCCGAACCCGTGGGCCGCCGCCGAGATCGAGTGGGACGACGGCCCGCCGCCCGCCCGGATCACGCTGCTCGAGGACGCCACCCGCGACGTCCTCTCCCGCAACGACAGCCCGGACATCCCGTTCCGCTGGAGCGTGAACCCGTACCGCGGGTGCATGCACGCGTGCGCGTACTGCTACGCGCGGCCGACGCACGAGTACCTGGGCATGGGCGCGGGCACCGACTTCGACACGCGCATCGTGGTGAAGCGGCGCGCGCCGGAGCTGCTCCGCGCCGCGTTCGACCGGCCCGGCTGGAAGGGCGAGGAGGTGGCGTTCTCCGGCGGGACCGACGCCTGGCAGCCGATCGAGGCGGAGCTGCGGCTCACGCGCGGCTGCCTCGAGGTGTGCGCCGCGTACCGGAACCCGGTCCGCGTGGTCACCAAGTCGGCGCTGCTGGAGCGCGATCTGGACCTGCTCCTGGAGCTGGCGCGGTCCGCCCGCGTGCTGGTCTCGGTGAGCCTGCCGTTCCTGGACCCGGCGCTGGCGCGCGCGCTGGAGCCGTGGGCGCCCTCCCCCGCGCGGCGGCTGCGCCTCATCGAGCGGCTCGCGCGCGCGGGGCTCTCGCCCGGCGTCCTCGTGGCGCCGGCGATCCCCGGGCTCGACGACGAGGTCCCGAGGGTCCTGGCGGCGGCGCGCGACGCCGGCGCCGCGCGCGCGGCGTGGGTCCTGCTGCGCCTGCCCGGGTCGGTGGCCCCGGTGTTCGAGCAGCGGCTGCGCGCGGCGCTCCCCGACGCAGCCGCGCGCGTGATGCACCTCGTGCGCGAGACGCGCGAGGGCCGGGCCTACGACGGGGCGTTCTCCACCCGCCGCCGCGGCACCGGGGCGTACGCCGCGATGGTCGCCCAGGTGTTCGCGCGCCACGCCTCCCGCCTCGGGCTGGACCTGCCCGAGCCGGGGCTCGACGGGCCGTCCCCATTCCGGCGTCCCGGCAGCGGGGGACAGCTGGGGCTCTTTGACCCATCGTGA
- a CDS encoding response regulator transcription factor: MRRSVLVVEDDQDLSSLLEMVLADAGHRVRTAPDGRAALGAVAEEMPGVILLDMRMPVMNGWEFAREFRARYGRACPIVVVTAAENARLRAEEIGAEDWLAKPFDLDDVLYTVERQLAGGDEGGAPTRSLH, encoded by the coding sequence GTGAGGCGCAGCGTGCTGGTGGTGGAGGACGATCAGGACCTGTCGTCGCTCCTCGAGATGGTCCTCGCCGACGCGGGCCACCGGGTGCGCACCGCCCCCGACGGCCGGGCCGCGCTGGGCGCGGTGGCCGAGGAGATGCCCGGCGTCATCCTGCTCGACATGCGCATGCCGGTCATGAACGGGTGGGAGTTCGCCCGCGAGTTCCGCGCCCGCTACGGCCGCGCCTGCCCGATCGTGGTGGTCACCGCCGCGGAGAACGCCCGGCTGCGCGCGGAGGAGATCGGCGCCGAGGACTGGCTCGCCAAGCCGTTCGACCTCGACGACGTGCTCTACACCGTCGAGCGCCAGCTCGCCGGCGGGGACGAGGGCGGCGCGCCCACGCGCTCGCTGCACTGA
- a CDS encoding molybdopterin-containing oxidoreductase family protein — protein sequence MAEHGVRIGRRTFLELAAAGAAAGAAAAPGRAEAFGLAQADDALPPEREVPTFCELCFWNCGAVARVRKNRVLSLRGHPRYPNANGKLCGRGQAGAASVVDGDRLTHPMIRTGARGEGKFRRAGWNEAYQVIAQGFRAIKARHGAEALALFYHGSGGPLLRQLLVAYGSPNYAGPSYAQCKGARNVGYQLTFGEKLVSPEPIDLENARAVVLFGSHLGENAHNGQVQELAKARARGASLVVLDPRLSTVASKADVWLPIRPGGDTAVILAWLHLLVAERTYDRAFVEARTTGFDRLAAHVAPFDPAWAAERAGVPAERIVDAYRLVVKAMPAVVVHPGRHTAWYGEEDTQRARAQAILSALLGAWWRPGSTYRTERAAVGDYPTPDFPDLPRNVDQAAGRFPFAEEVTTNGIRDATRTGTPYPVKGWFVHGTNLVQAMPNVRETREAIANLDLLVVCDVAPTEITQYADVLLPEDTYLERYDDLSLGFTRTPYVGLRQPAVASPHDTRPAWRIAKELGTALGVGDFFPWATFEDYLEVRLASAGLSLDALRRDGIALVPRKTPLYLADGEEYRFHTPSGRIELWSQRLADAGFDPLPVWKGPPPPPPGRFRLLYGRSPLHTFGRTQNNPILFDLEPENTLWMSPADAAALGLAAGERVMVGNAHGGETGPLPLHVTERMPDGAVYMVHGFGHWAHRLHRARGRGGDDTAVIDDYVVDPISGSTGMRTQLVTVRRAAEVA from the coding sequence ATGGCGGAGCACGGCGTGCGCATCGGGCGGAGGACGTTCCTGGAGCTGGCGGCGGCGGGCGCGGCCGCGGGCGCCGCGGCGGCGCCGGGCCGCGCCGAGGCGTTCGGCCTCGCGCAGGCCGACGACGCCCTGCCGCCGGAGCGCGAGGTCCCGACGTTCTGCGAGCTGTGCTTCTGGAACTGCGGCGCGGTGGCCCGCGTGCGGAAGAACCGCGTGCTCTCGCTGCGCGGCCACCCGCGCTACCCCAACGCGAACGGGAAGCTCTGCGGGCGCGGGCAGGCAGGCGCGGCCTCGGTGGTGGACGGGGACCGGCTGACGCACCCGATGATCCGGACCGGCGCGCGGGGCGAGGGGAAGTTCCGGCGCGCCGGCTGGAACGAGGCGTACCAGGTGATCGCGCAGGGCTTCCGCGCCATCAAGGCACGCCACGGCGCCGAGGCGCTCGCGCTGTTCTACCACGGCAGCGGCGGGCCCCTGCTGCGCCAGCTGCTGGTGGCGTACGGCTCGCCGAACTACGCGGGCCCGTCGTACGCGCAGTGCAAGGGCGCGCGCAACGTCGGCTACCAGCTCACGTTCGGCGAGAAGCTGGTCTCGCCCGAGCCCATCGACCTCGAGAACGCGCGCGCCGTCGTGCTGTTCGGCTCGCACCTCGGCGAGAACGCGCACAACGGCCAGGTGCAGGAGCTGGCGAAGGCGCGCGCCCGCGGCGCGTCGCTGGTGGTGCTGGATCCGCGCCTCTCCACCGTCGCCTCGAAGGCCGACGTGTGGCTGCCCATCCGCCCGGGCGGCGACACCGCGGTGATCCTGGCCTGGCTGCACCTGCTCGTCGCGGAGCGCACGTACGACCGCGCGTTCGTGGAGGCGCGCACCACCGGCTTCGACCGGCTGGCGGCGCACGTGGCGCCGTTCGACCCGGCCTGGGCGGCCGAGCGCGCCGGCGTGCCGGCGGAGCGGATCGTGGACGCGTATCGCCTGGTGGTGAAGGCGATGCCGGCGGTGGTCGTCCACCCGGGCCGGCACACCGCCTGGTACGGCGAGGAGGACACGCAGCGCGCCCGCGCCCAGGCCATTCTCTCCGCGCTGCTCGGCGCGTGGTGGCGGCCCGGCTCCACCTACCGGACCGAGCGCGCCGCGGTCGGCGACTACCCCACGCCGGACTTCCCGGACCTGCCGCGGAACGTGGACCAGGCCGCCGGGCGCTTCCCGTTCGCGGAGGAGGTCACCACGAACGGCATCCGCGACGCCACCCGCACCGGCACGCCGTACCCGGTGAAGGGCTGGTTCGTGCACGGCACGAACCTCGTGCAGGCGATGCCGAACGTGCGCGAGACGCGCGAGGCCATCGCGAACCTCGACCTGCTGGTGGTCTGCGACGTCGCGCCCACCGAGATCACGCAGTACGCCGACGTGCTGCTCCCGGAGGACACCTACCTCGAGCGCTACGACGACCTCTCGCTCGGCTTCACCCGCACGCCGTACGTGGGCCTGCGCCAGCCGGCGGTGGCCTCGCCGCACGACACGCGCCCGGCGTGGCGCATCGCGAAGGAGCTCGGGACCGCGCTCGGCGTGGGAGACTTCTTCCCCTGGGCGACGTTCGAGGACTACCTCGAGGTCCGGCTCGCGTCCGCGGGGCTGTCGCTCGACGCGCTGAGGCGCGACGGGATCGCGCTCGTCCCCCGCAAGACGCCGCTCTACCTCGCGGACGGCGAGGAGTACCGGTTCCACACGCCGTCCGGGAGGATCGAGCTCTGGTCGCAGCGGCTCGCCGACGCGGGGTTCGATCCGCTGCCGGTCTGGAAGGGCCCGCCGCCGCCGCCGCCCGGGCGCTTCCGGCTGCTGTACGGCCGCAGCCCGCTGCACACGTTCGGCCGGACGCAGAACAACCCCATCCTGTTCGACCTCGAGCCGGAGAACACGCTCTGGATGAGCCCGGCGGACGCGGCCGCGCTGGGGCTCGCGGCCGGGGAGCGGGTGATGGTCGGGAACGCCCACGGCGGCGAGACCGGGCCGCTCCCGCTGCACGTGACCGAGCGGATGCCGGACGGCGCCGTGTACATGGTGCACGGCTTCGGCCACTGGGCGCACCGGCTCCACCGCGCGCGCGGGCGGGGCGGCGACGACACGGCCGTGATCGACGACTACGTCGTGGACCCGATCAGCGGCTCGACCGGCATGCGCACGCAGCTCGTCACCGTGCGCCGCGCGGCGGAGGTGGCGTGA
- a CDS encoding cytochrome b/b6 domain-containing protein, which yields MARHAMLIDLDRCVGCKACVSACKEQWDSGPGAARDWVHTFETGTRAGGDLAVTFYPGLCMQCEAHPCTVDCPTGATSVDANGVVGVDAGVCIGCGNCVAACPYGARHVDPVKNVVEKCNLCAPFVARGEQPACVVTCPAECRVFGDLDDPGSAVSVAAAARGARPLAVPGIDVRPRTLYAGDRARDLVLAQGIARPPRTGWLTSAWDGAARPLTRAVVPGLGALSIGGGLLVNLKARVDRVRREEAEGACALPASRPRTLHRHPAGLRALHWLNALSWIALLLSGVGLLSAARFALLGPAAADAIAGALGGRAALLRLHVAWGLAWAAVVIPLFLLFKGGLRHVWEDVRVSRDDLAWLVRKPLAMAGAWRGPLPPQDKYNAGQKLFAVLVLIATATIVASGLVMTFHLGPAQVVAAAVVVHGLAIALVAAGLAVHLTMAVVIADERPALRSMITGRIDLAHAARHSAKWVARAANEPHPGAPAAPDAKEE from the coding sequence ATGGCGCGCCACGCGATGCTGATCGACCTCGACCGGTGCGTCGGCTGCAAGGCCTGCGTCTCGGCCTGCAAGGAGCAGTGGGACTCCGGCCCTGGCGCGGCGCGCGACTGGGTCCACACCTTCGAGACCGGCACGCGCGCCGGCGGCGACCTCGCCGTCACGTTCTACCCGGGCCTGTGCATGCAGTGCGAGGCGCACCCGTGCACGGTGGACTGCCCGACCGGCGCGACGTCCGTGGACGCGAACGGCGTGGTGGGGGTGGACGCCGGCGTGTGCATCGGCTGCGGCAACTGCGTCGCCGCCTGCCCGTACGGCGCCCGGCACGTGGACCCGGTGAAGAACGTGGTCGAGAAGTGCAACCTGTGCGCGCCGTTCGTGGCGCGCGGCGAGCAGCCGGCCTGCGTCGTGACCTGCCCGGCCGAGTGCCGCGTCTTCGGCGACCTCGACGACCCCGGCTCGGCCGTGTCCGTCGCCGCCGCGGCGCGGGGCGCGCGCCCGCTGGCGGTGCCGGGCATCGACGTGCGGCCGCGCACGCTCTACGCCGGCGACCGCGCCCGCGACCTCGTGCTCGCCCAGGGGATCGCCCGCCCGCCGCGGACCGGCTGGCTGACCTCGGCCTGGGACGGCGCGGCCCGGCCGCTGACGCGCGCGGTGGTCCCCGGCCTGGGCGCGCTCTCGATCGGCGGCGGCCTGCTCGTGAACCTGAAGGCGCGCGTGGACCGGGTGCGCCGCGAGGAGGCCGAGGGCGCCTGCGCGCTGCCGGCCTCCCGGCCGCGCACGCTGCACCGCCACCCGGCCGGCCTGCGCGCGCTCCACTGGCTGAACGCGCTCTCCTGGATCGCGCTGCTCCTCAGCGGCGTCGGCCTGCTCTCCGCGGCGCGCTTCGCGCTGCTCGGGCCCGCGGCCGCCGACGCCATCGCCGGGGCGCTGGGCGGACGGGCCGCGCTCCTCCGGCTGCACGTGGCGTGGGGGCTGGCGTGGGCCGCCGTCGTCATCCCGCTGTTCCTGCTGTTCAAGGGCGGCCTCCGCCACGTCTGGGAGGACGTGCGGGTGTCCCGCGACGACCTCGCCTGGCTCGTCCGGAAGCCGCTCGCCATGGCGGGCGCGTGGCGCGGCCCGCTGCCGCCGCAGGACAAGTACAACGCCGGCCAGAAGCTGTTCGCGGTGCTCGTGCTGATCGCCACCGCGACCATCGTCGCGAGCGGCCTGGTGATGACGTTCCACCTCGGGCCGGCGCAGGTGGTCGCCGCCGCGGTCGTGGTGCACGGGCTCGCCATCGCGCTCGTGGCCGCCGGCCTGGCGGTGCACCTCACCATGGCGGTGGTCATCGCCGACGAGCGCCCCGCGCTGCGCTCCATGATCACGGGCCGGATCGACCTCGCCCACGCGGCCCGCCACAGCGCGAAGTGGGTGGCGAGGGCCGCGAACGAGCCGCACCCCGGGGCGCCCGCCGCCCCGGACGCGAAGGAGGAGTGA
- a CDS encoding succinate dehydrogenase cytochrome b subunit — translation MPRPSRAAALWSSTIGKKALMAVTGVVLFAYVVGHLLGNLQVFAGAARLDRYAELLRISPALLWSVRAVLLVAFLVHVAAGLQLSVLRREARPVAYATYRPVASTPAARGMIWSGLLILGFVVYHLLDLTIGVVNPDFRPGQVYHNVLATFGRGLGVAIYVVAMIALGFHLWHGMWSLFQSLGLATRRSLPGLQRFAVTVAWILALGFTAIPLAVVVGVVR, via the coding sequence GTGCCCCGACCCTCGCGCGCCGCGGCGCTGTGGAGCTCCACCATCGGCAAGAAGGCGCTGATGGCGGTGACCGGCGTGGTGCTGTTCGCGTACGTCGTCGGGCACCTGCTCGGGAACCTGCAGGTGTTCGCGGGGGCGGCCAGGCTCGATCGCTACGCGGAGCTGCTCCGGATCTCGCCCGCGCTGCTCTGGTCGGTCCGCGCCGTGCTGCTCGTCGCGTTCCTGGTGCACGTCGCGGCGGGCCTCCAGCTCTCGGTGCTGCGGCGCGAGGCCCGGCCGGTGGCCTACGCCACCTACCGGCCGGTGGCCTCCACCCCCGCGGCGCGCGGGATGATCTGGAGCGGCCTGCTCATCCTCGGCTTCGTCGTGTACCACCTGCTCGATCTCACGATCGGCGTGGTGAACCCGGACTTCCGCCCGGGGCAGGTCTACCACAACGTCCTCGCCACCTTCGGGCGCGGGCTGGGCGTCGCGATCTACGTCGTCGCGATGATCGCGCTCGGCTTCCACCTCTGGCACGGCATGTGGTCGCTGTTCCAGTCGCTCGGCCTCGCCACCCGCCGGAGCCTGCCCGGCCTGCAGCGCTTCGCGGTGACGGTGGCGTGGATCCTGGCGCTCGGCTTCACCGCCATCCCGCTCGCCGTCGTCGTGGGCGTGGTGAGGTAG